Part of the Syntrophorhabdaceae bacterium genome is shown below.
CTTTCCTTCAGCACCGGGGGTCCTTTTTCCCCAGACCTCTTAGTGACTTCATTTTTTCTTATGGAGCATCAGATAAAATTATAACTCAGGAAGTATGAGGCTTTGGAGCGCTCGGAGCCGTCAGCGGTCTCCTGGGGGCTCACAAAAATCTTGACATGCCTCTCCCATGATCTATGCTATTTCTATAAGGAAACCTTATGTTCTCCTACTCATTGAATTCACTGATCGTTTTCTATGAAGTCATCAAACTCAACAGCTTCTCCCGGGCCGCGGACCTTCTTTTCATGACCCAGCCGGGAGTCTCGAACCACGTGGCGCAGCTCGAGGCCCAGACGGGAAGCAGGCTTCTGAAAAGGGAAAACGGTTTTCTCAAACTGACGAAAGAAGGCAAAGTCGTCTTCAGGCATGCGGAGAAGATCGAGGCAGTGGCCCGGGGGCTCGAGAACGCCATCAGGACCATGAAGCTCGACACGCCTCCCCTCCTTAAGGTAGCCACCACCTCCGTCTACTCGCGGGTGATGGTGCCTTTGATCCTGGGCACTTTCCAGGAGGATAATCCCGACATCAGGATATCCCTTGACGTGGGCAATTCTGCCGATTTGATGAAATCGATCGTAGGCATGAAGAATGACGTGGTGATCGTCGCCAATCAAAAAACCACGAAAAGCCTCGCGGCCTTTCCCCTGGTGAAAGAGGAGCTGGTTGCCATCGTGGCCCACGGCCATCCCTTTGCCGCGAGGGCCTCCATCTCTCTTGCGGAGATAGACGGACAGCCCCTCATCATAAGGGAGAAGGGCTCATCCACGAGGAAT
Proteins encoded:
- a CDS encoding LysR family transcriptional regulator; translation: MFSYSLNSLIVFYEVIKLNSFSRAADLLFMTQPGVSNHVAQLEAQTGSRLLKRENGFLKLTKEGKVVFRHAEKIEAVARGLENAIRTMKLDTPPLLKVATTSVYSRVMVPLILGTFQEDNPDIRISLDVGNSADLMKSIVGMKNDVVIVANQKTTKSLAAFPLVKEELVAIVAHGHPFAARASISLAEIDGQPLIIREKGSSTRNMVLAALEEMKAKPSALIDMKSTEFIKEWVSQGKGISILIKRAVLPDDFTRFTPVPLREKLSLDVSMLFLKSRKFDLSIRRFLHHVEEMKVRQVL